A single genomic interval of Oncorhynchus gorbuscha isolate QuinsamMale2020 ecotype Even-year linkage group LG25, OgorEven_v1.0, whole genome shotgun sequence harbors:
- the LOC124014122 gene encoding zinc finger protein 135-like isoform X2 encodes MDAMDYPLPFSSLRLLVPPLRLLSAFMWQVAHQRAIKHYGKLEEFVTVVTQTVPELITDRQRTLLLLALRARVTLQLFQGEHPEDLNKIKIHLDRFSSCGLSQNNDAQMHELEENFLKLTKNLLEDPVERIQFFKADFPVVYGCDFDRALQALVSQFLSRLEDLLPVPDLKQTASWLSAVPSALDECLQSLSHTEDLQYLLQHHTCCGKLDKPFPSPAEDCILASLSLPTTVGVAYTFDSKLDVLLNLEGSTHVSREMETLSDSRDYQQAESRARLDGNQNIKEDRVSTMGSDDDECTDRGVEEETENTSAVGRVISEAKDQRRCEGAVGDLCAAGAPDLAANSPMVTSSVAQKPSIFPAQLTLKIKGDHRVNSSKRSRKSPEGRMAESSVNSDTPLLESSQETTGAEESRPFSTDHDDTEEENNEPASRLSSCAQPPPSDVSPSSETLSKALSTARRIANKCSQCGRCFIYPSQLVQHQRIHTGDRPYKCTQCGKTFSNSTGLSKHHQKHCLDATFDCPKCGESFRSLRERFKHLSTHKSLKCLLCGKSCQTTSDLRKHQQTHSVTPSFNCSLCEKSFKFLSSLTRHNRTHSVEGGYACSKCGKTFGSLSERLQHKRTHRAQLNCTDCGRSCSSRSELKSHQQTHSREPLFNCRHCEDKFFGSVELKIHQKTHAVDKPHQCDACGKCFGALATLVLHQRTHTGEKPHTCPRCNKQYISKSQLTSHMRTHTGERPYSCSYCGKCFSQLANLTVHTRIHTGERPHICSRCKKGFCSVGDLQKHERSHTKEKPYRCTVCGKAFTVSSHLTVHIRSHTGERPYTCPECGKSFAQSSVLTKHQFTHTGERPYPCHHCVKSYTRLTHLKRHLQTHT; translated from the exons ATGGATGCTATGG AttaccccctccctttctcctccctgcGCCTTTTGGTCCCACCTCTACGGCTATTGTCTGCATTTATGTGGCAGGTAGCGCATCAGAGGGCCATCAAGCACTATGGAAAGTTAGAGGAGTTTGTGACAGTGGTTACACAAACTGTCCCAGAACTTATAACTGACAGACAGAGGACATTGCTTCTTCTGGCATTAAGGGCAAGG GTAACTCTTCAGCTGTTTCAAGGTGAGCATCCAGAAGACCTCAACAAAATTAAGATCCATCTTGACAGATTCTCATCCTGTGGTCTTTCACAG AATAATGATGCACAGATGCATGAGTTGGAAGAGAACTTCCTCAAGCTCACCAAAAACCTTCTTGAAGACCCAGTCGAGAGGATCCAATTCTTCAAG gcAGATTTCCCTGTGGTGTATGGCTGTGATTTTGACAGAGCTTTGCAAGCACTTGTTTCTCAGTTCCTCTCCAGACTAGAAGATCTGCTACCAGTGCCAGACCTTAAGCAG ACTGCATCCTGGCTCAGCGCTGTACCCTCTGCCTTGGATGAGTGTCTGCAGTCTCTTTCTCACACAGAGGACCTGCAATACCTGCTTCAGCACCACACATGCTGTGGAAAGTTAGACAAAC CATTTCCCTCCCCGGCAGAAGACTGCATCCTCGCTTCACTGTCCCTCCCTACCACAGTGGGAGTGGCATATACCTTTGACAGCAAATTAGATGTCTTGCTTAACTTGGAAGGCTCTACCCATGTAAGCAGAGAGATGGAAACTTTGTCAGACAGCAGAGATTATCAACAGGCAGAATCAAGAGCACGTTTAGATGGAAACCAGAACATTAAAGAAGATCGAGTGTCTACCATGGGTAGCGATGATGATGAATGCACAGACAGAGGTGTGGAAGAGGAGACTGAAAACACAAGTGCTGTGGGAAGGGTTATTTCCGAAGCAAAGGACCAGAGGagatgtgaaggggctgttgggGACCTGTGCGCTGCTGGAGCACCAGACCTCGCAGCCAACTCTCCAATGGTCACCTCCAGTGTGGCTCAAAAACCCTCCATATTTCCCGCCCAACTTACACTCAAGATCAAAGGGGACCACAGAGTCAATTCCTCCAAGAGATCTAGAAAGAGCCCAGAAGGGAGGATGGCTGAGTCCAGTGTGAACTCTGATACACCTCTGCTTGAATCCTCACAGGAAAC GACTGGTGCTGAAGAATCAAGACCATTTTCTACAGACCATGATGACACAGAAGAGGAAAACAACG AACCTGCTTCTCGGCTGTCTAGCTGCGCTCAACCACCACCTAGTGACGTATCGCCATCCTCTGAGACCCTATCAAAAGCATTGTCCACTGCACGGCGTATTGCCAACAagtgctcccagtgtggaaggtGTTTTATCTATCCATCTCAACTGGTTCAGCATCAGCGAATTCACACTGGAGATCGACCCTACAAATGCACCCAGTGCGGAAAGACTTTCAGTAATTCAACTGGGCTTTCAAAACACCACCAAAAACACTGTCTAGACGCGACCTTCGATTGCCCCAAGTGCGGAGAGAGTTTCAGATCTCTCCGCGAGCGGTTCAAACACTTATCTACTCACAAGTCCCTCAAATGTCTGTTGTGTGGAAAGAGTTGCCAGACGACTTCTGATTTGCGAAAGCACCAGCAAACACATAGTGTGACGCCGTCGTTCAACTGCTCTCTCTGTGAAAAAAGTTTCAAGTTCCTGTCAAGCCTAACCAGGCACAACAGGACCCATTCAGTGGAGGGGGGGTATGCTTGTTCCAAGTGTGGGAAAACATTTGGATCTTTGAGTGAACGGCTCCAACATAAGAGGACACATAGGGCGCAGCTCAACTGTACGGATTGCGGACGGAGTTGCAGTTCCCGCTCCGAACTAAAGAGTCACCAGCAAACTCACTCTCGTGAACCTCTCTTCAACTGTCGACACTGTGAAGACAAATTCTTTGGGTCAGTTGAGCTGAAGATCCACCAAAAAACTCATGCAGTGGACAAACCCCATCAGTGTGATGCGTGTGGAAAGTGCTTTGGTGCCTTAGCCACACTTGTACTCCACCAACGGACACACACGGGGGAGAAACCCCACACATGTCCTCGTTGTAATAAGCAGTATATCTCCAAAAGTCAGCTGACTTCACACATGCGGACTCACACGGGCGAGCGTCCATACAGCTGCTCTTACTGTGGGAAGTGTTTCTCTCAGTTGGCTAATCTTACTGTGCACACAAGGATTCACACGGGGGAGAGACCTCACATCTGCTCTCGGTGCAAGAAAGGGTTTTGCTCAGTCGGTGACCTGCAGAAGCATGAGCGCTCTCACACCAAAGAGAAACCTTACAGGTGTACAGTTTGTGGAAAGGCCTTCACAGTGTCAAGTCATTTGACGGTTCACATACGAAGTCACACAGGAGAGCGCCCCTACACCTGCCCtgagtgtggaaagagttttgcgCAGAGCTCTGTCTTAACTAAACATCAATTCACCCATACAGGAGAGAGGCCATACCCATGCCATCACTGTGTAAAAAGTTACACCCGTCTCACACACTTGAAGAGacacctacaaacacacactTGA
- the LOC124014122 gene encoding zinc finger protein 135-like isoform X3, protein MWQVAHQRAIKHYGKLEEFVTVVTQTVPELITDRQRTLLLLALRARVTLQLFQGEHPEDLNKIKIHLDRFSSCGLSQNNDAQMHELEENFLKLTKNLLEDPVERIQFFKADFPVVYGCDFDRALQALVSQFLSRLEDLLPVPDLKQTASWLSAVPSALDECLQSLSHTEDLQYLLQHHTCCGKLDKPFPSPAEDCILASLSLPTTVGVAYTFDSKLDVLLNLEGSTHVSREMETLSDSRDYQQAESRARLDGNQNIKEDRVSTMGSDDDECTDRGVEEETENTSAVGRVISEAKDQRRCEGAVGDLCAAGAPDLAANSPMVTSSVAQKPSIFPAQLTLKIKGDHRVNSSKRSRKSPEGRMAESSVNSDTPLLESSQETTGAEESRPFSTDHDDTEEENNEPASRLSSCAQPPPSDVSPSSETLSKALSTARRIANKCSQCGRCFIYPSQLVQHQRIHTGDRPYKCTQCGKTFSNSTGLSKHHQKHCLDATFDCPKCGESFRSLRERFKHLSTHKSLKCLLCGKSCQTTSDLRKHQQTHSVTPSFNCSLCEKSFKFLSSLTRHNRTHSVEGGYACSKCGKTFGSLSERLQHKRTHRAQLNCTDCGRSCSSRSELKSHQQTHSREPLFNCRHCEDKFFGSVELKIHQKTHAVDKPHQCDACGKCFGALATLVLHQRTHTGEKPHTCPRCNKQYISKSQLTSHMRTHTGERPYSCSYCGKCFSQLANLTVHTRIHTGERPHICSRCKKGFCSVGDLQKHERSHTKEKPYRCTVCGKAFTVSSHLTVHIRSHTGERPYTCPECGKSFAQSSVLTKHQFTHTGERPYPCHHCVKSYTRLTHLKRHLQTHT, encoded by the exons ATGTGGCAGGTAGCGCATCAGAGGGCCATCAAGCACTATGGAAAGTTAGAGGAGTTTGTGACAGTGGTTACACAAACTGTCCCAGAACTTATAACTGACAGACAGAGGACATTGCTTCTTCTGGCATTAAGGGCAAGG GTAACTCTTCAGCTGTTTCAAGGTGAGCATCCAGAAGACCTCAACAAAATTAAGATCCATCTTGACAGATTCTCATCCTGTGGTCTTTCACAG AATAATGATGCACAGATGCATGAGTTGGAAGAGAACTTCCTCAAGCTCACCAAAAACCTTCTTGAAGACCCAGTCGAGAGGATCCAATTCTTCAAG gcAGATTTCCCTGTGGTGTATGGCTGTGATTTTGACAGAGCTTTGCAAGCACTTGTTTCTCAGTTCCTCTCCAGACTAGAAGATCTGCTACCAGTGCCAGACCTTAAGCAG ACTGCATCCTGGCTCAGCGCTGTACCCTCTGCCTTGGATGAGTGTCTGCAGTCTCTTTCTCACACAGAGGACCTGCAATACCTGCTTCAGCACCACACATGCTGTGGAAAGTTAGACAAAC CATTTCCCTCCCCGGCAGAAGACTGCATCCTCGCTTCACTGTCCCTCCCTACCACAGTGGGAGTGGCATATACCTTTGACAGCAAATTAGATGTCTTGCTTAACTTGGAAGGCTCTACCCATGTAAGCAGAGAGATGGAAACTTTGTCAGACAGCAGAGATTATCAACAGGCAGAATCAAGAGCACGTTTAGATGGAAACCAGAACATTAAAGAAGATCGAGTGTCTACCATGGGTAGCGATGATGATGAATGCACAGACAGAGGTGTGGAAGAGGAGACTGAAAACACAAGTGCTGTGGGAAGGGTTATTTCCGAAGCAAAGGACCAGAGGagatgtgaaggggctgttgggGACCTGTGCGCTGCTGGAGCACCAGACCTCGCAGCCAACTCTCCAATGGTCACCTCCAGTGTGGCTCAAAAACCCTCCATATTTCCCGCCCAACTTACACTCAAGATCAAAGGGGACCACAGAGTCAATTCCTCCAAGAGATCTAGAAAGAGCCCAGAAGGGAGGATGGCTGAGTCCAGTGTGAACTCTGATACACCTCTGCTTGAATCCTCACAGGAAAC GACTGGTGCTGAAGAATCAAGACCATTTTCTACAGACCATGATGACACAGAAGAGGAAAACAACG AACCTGCTTCTCGGCTGTCTAGCTGCGCTCAACCACCACCTAGTGACGTATCGCCATCCTCTGAGACCCTATCAAAAGCATTGTCCACTGCACGGCGTATTGCCAACAagtgctcccagtgtggaaggtGTTTTATCTATCCATCTCAACTGGTTCAGCATCAGCGAATTCACACTGGAGATCGACCCTACAAATGCACCCAGTGCGGAAAGACTTTCAGTAATTCAACTGGGCTTTCAAAACACCACCAAAAACACTGTCTAGACGCGACCTTCGATTGCCCCAAGTGCGGAGAGAGTTTCAGATCTCTCCGCGAGCGGTTCAAACACTTATCTACTCACAAGTCCCTCAAATGTCTGTTGTGTGGAAAGAGTTGCCAGACGACTTCTGATTTGCGAAAGCACCAGCAAACACATAGTGTGACGCCGTCGTTCAACTGCTCTCTCTGTGAAAAAAGTTTCAAGTTCCTGTCAAGCCTAACCAGGCACAACAGGACCCATTCAGTGGAGGGGGGGTATGCTTGTTCCAAGTGTGGGAAAACATTTGGATCTTTGAGTGAACGGCTCCAACATAAGAGGACACATAGGGCGCAGCTCAACTGTACGGATTGCGGACGGAGTTGCAGTTCCCGCTCCGAACTAAAGAGTCACCAGCAAACTCACTCTCGTGAACCTCTCTTCAACTGTCGACACTGTGAAGACAAATTCTTTGGGTCAGTTGAGCTGAAGATCCACCAAAAAACTCATGCAGTGGACAAACCCCATCAGTGTGATGCGTGTGGAAAGTGCTTTGGTGCCTTAGCCACACTTGTACTCCACCAACGGACACACACGGGGGAGAAACCCCACACATGTCCTCGTTGTAATAAGCAGTATATCTCCAAAAGTCAGCTGACTTCACACATGCGGACTCACACGGGCGAGCGTCCATACAGCTGCTCTTACTGTGGGAAGTGTTTCTCTCAGTTGGCTAATCTTACTGTGCACACAAGGATTCACACGGGGGAGAGACCTCACATCTGCTCTCGGTGCAAGAAAGGGTTTTGCTCAGTCGGTGACCTGCAGAAGCATGAGCGCTCTCACACCAAAGAGAAACCTTACAGGTGTACAGTTTGTGGAAAGGCCTTCACAGTGTCAAGTCATTTGACGGTTCACATACGAAGTCACACAGGAGAGCGCCCCTACACCTGCCCtgagtgtggaaagagttttgcgCAGAGCTCTGTCTTAACTAAACATCAATTCACCCATACAGGAGAGAGGCCATACCCATGCCATCACTGTGTAAAAAGTTACACCCGTCTCACACACTTGAAGAGacacctacaaacacacactTGA